ACCACCGCTCCCGGTAGCCGCGGACTGACTGTTACGCAGAAGTCGCTGATGCGCACCGTAGATGACTTGTATTCTGGTCGCACCAATATCGGCGTGAATGGCTTGTACCGTTTCAACAATGCCTGGAGCGTGGATATTGAGTTCAACCACCTTAAGCAGGACGGCGCCAAACTGATCGCATCCGGCTCCAATATGCAGGCAGCAGGGTCAAACGGTGCACAGTCAGCCAATGCGGCTGGCGAGGCTGTAATGATGCTGATGAATCCCACGAGTTATCAAACTGATACCGTGAAATTCGCACTGAACTGGACAGGTGAAAATGGTCATTTGAGTGGTGGCTATTACGGTTCTTTCTTCCGTGATGACAACAATAGCCTCTCTTGGAACAATCCGTTCGTCAGCGGTGGTGGCGCTCCTGCTACCGGTGCAGCCAGGGTTTTTCCGACGGATACACTTAGCACCGCGCCGGGCAATGATTTCCATCAGTTGAATCTCTCCGGTGGATATCGCTTTGGCTCGGCAACCAAATTGGCCGGCGGTCTCTCTTACGGCCAGAACACCCAGAACCAGGGCTTCTTGAACGATACCGCCTTGATCAACGGTGCCTTGCCCGCCGCTTCTCTGGACGGCAAGGTCATCACGACCAATGCCAATTTGAAGCTGACGAACAATTCGATCAAGGATCTGACGCTGTCTGCTGGAGTCAAGTACAACGAGCGTGACAATCAGACCCAGTCGAATGTCTATCGGTTCTACGATATTGGTCACGCTACGCTGCGTGTCATTGCAAACGCTCCGTACAGCAACAAAAAGACACAATATGAACTGGCTGGCGATTACCGTCTGACCAAGGGGCAAAATATTCGTGTTTCGTATGAACGTGAAGATATTTACCGTTGGTGTAACAATCTGGCCAATAACCCGACGGCTGCTCCGTGTGTGGTCGTAGGTAGCAGTTCCGAAGACAAACTGAACGCGCGCTACCGCCTGAAACTGGACAGTGGCATCAACTTTAGTGCGGGATACGGCTATTCTGACCGTCGTGCCGATGAGAGCCATAATGCGGTTACACCTATTGGTGTGACGACTTACGGGTACATCAACGGTGGTGATGCGGTGGGCTACAAGCCCTACTTCGCAGCTTCCCGTCGTCAAAACATGCTGAAGCTTGGCGCAGCGTGGGATGTCACGGAAAAGCTTTCCGTGACACTCGACGGTCGTGTCAGCAAAGAGGACTACTACGAGTCACCACTCGGTGTTCGCGATGGCAATACCTTTGCGGCCAATCTCGATGCCAGCTATAACTTCACCGAAAATACGATGGTGGGTGCTTATCTCAGCTCCCAGACGATGCAGCGTGACATGAATATCGCTGCAACCGTCAATGCTGGCACCGGCATTGGCACCAACATCTGGGCCAATCGTCTGAGTGATCGGGAAAGCGCGCTTGGTATGTATGCCAAGTGGGGAGGCTTGATGCATGGCAAGTTGGCGGTCAAGAGCGATCTGTCATGGTCTGACGGCAAGACCATCTACACGACTGGCAGTTATC
The nucleotide sequence above comes from Betaproteobacteria bacterium. Encoded proteins:
- a CDS encoding MtrB/PioB family decaheme-associated outer membrane protein, which produces MKNRGTQSFALNSTTVLVRTALAVMCSMSTVAMAADAEDESVNAQVKPTSFVEVGAKSVSRDSNKFGEYNGMNENGPYVVGNFGIKGGNAYDSYNGGDGKLRWEANGSDLGTTSRALDASVSKQGDWSVGASYDEMRHYTAEPFITPLQGAMGGNSFVLPSNFGAVNTTAPGSRGLTVTQKSLMRTVDDLYSGRTNIGVNGLYRFNNAWSVDIEFNHLKQDGAKLIASGSNMQAAGSNGAQSANAAGEAVMMLMNPTSYQTDTVKFALNWTGENGHLSGGYYGSFFRDDNNSLSWNNPFVSGGGAPATGAARVFPTDTLSTAPGNDFHQLNLSGGYRFGSATKLAGGLSYGQNTQNQGFLNDTALINGALPAASLDGKVITTNANLKLTNNSIKDLTLSAGVKYNERDNQTQSNVYRFYDIGHATLRVIANAPYSNKKTQYELAGDYRLTKGQNIRVSYEREDIYRWCNNLANNPTAAPCVVVGSSSEDKLNARYRLKLDSGINFSAGYGYSDRRADESHNAVTPIGVTTYGYINGGDAVGYKPYFAASRRQNMLKLGAAWDVTEKLSVTLDGRVSKEDYYESPLGVRDGNTFAANLDASYNFTENTMVGAYLSSQTMQRDMNIAATVNAGTGIGTNIWANRLSDRESALGMYAKWGGLMHGKLAVKSDLSWSDGKTIYTTGSYPANAAACAGSGSLTCGNTPDVKSTLLSFKLEGNYQLDKTSRVRLGYLYQNLKSNDYVYNIYQMGFTPTSVMPSNQQAAHYSVNMVMATYIYSFQ